A region from the Gossypium hirsutum isolate 1008001.06 chromosome A08, Gossypium_hirsutum_v2.1, whole genome shotgun sequence genome encodes:
- the LOC121204468 gene encoding peptidyl-prolyl cis-trans isomerase CYP18-1: protein MSVTLHTNLGDIKCEIFCDEVAKTAENFLALCASGYYNGTIFHRNIKGFMIQGGDPTGTGKGGTSIWGKKFNDEIRESLKHNARGILAMANSGPNTNGSQFFITYAKQPHLNGLYTVFGKVIHGFEVLDLMEKTQTGAGDRPLAEIRLNRVTIHANPLAG, encoded by the exons ATG TCGGTTACTTTGCATACAAATCTTGGTGACATTAAGTGCGAGATCTTCTGCGACGAGGTCGCTAAAACGGCAGAG AACTTCTTGGCACTCTGTGCTAGTGGTTATTATAATGGGACTATATTTCACAGGAATATTAAAGGGTTTATGATTCAAGGTGGAGACCCGACCGGAACAGGCAAAGGGGGAACTAGCATATGGGGCAAGAAGTTCAATGACGAGATCAGAGAATCCCTCAAG CATAATGCGAGGGGTATATTGGCAATGGCTAATAGTGGTCCTAATACTAATGGGAGCCAATTCTTCATAACTTATGCAAAGCAGCCACATTTGAATGGATTATACACTGTGTTTGGCAAAGTGATCCATGGTTTTGAAGTCCTGGATCTCATGGAAAAG ACTCAAACAGGAGCAGGCGATCGACCTCTTGCAGAGATAAGGCTCAATCGTGTGACAATACATGCTAATCCACTCGCTGGCTAG
- the LOC121205054 gene encoding uncharacterized protein gives MGRGQRAPGRSAGQAEARQPALVYAACRQEDRDAPDVITGTFFILDVPYITLIDIGSTYSCIASNISGNLGSSVESTTSEVMVLSLVGQSVRVSKLYRNISLDVQRAIFLVDLMELSFEEFDLILGIDWLVKHHVSLDCATKRVVLRTEEDKEVVMIREYRNYLSNVISALVAEKMVRKGYEAFLAYVSVLDSGDSTSKDIKKVKNFLDIFPEELPGLPLNCELEFGIELLQASGTSCLSIRATFGVGSDSLHVPRLYVEIEVRPDLTFEEEPVQILDHDVTNLRRKSISLVKVLWRNHSTEEAT, from the exons atgggtcgtgGGCAGAGAGCACCGGGTAGAAGTGCTGGACAAGCTGAGGCAAGACAACCAGCCTTAGTTTATGCTGCTTGCCGCcaagaggatagagatgctccggACGTCATCACGGGTACATTCTTTATTCTTGATGTACCGTATATTACCTTAATAGACATAGGGTCTACTTACTCATGCATAGCTAGCAACATATCTGGAAACTTGGGGAGTTCAGTTGAGAGTACTACGAGTGAGGTTATGGTACTGAGTCTGGTAGGGCAATCTGTTAGAGTTAGCAAACTGTATAGGAATATTTCTTTAGACGTACAACGGGCAATCTTCCTAGTTGATTTGATGGAGCTTTCATTTGAGGAGTTCGACCTAATTCTAGGGATAGACTGGTTGGTTAAGCATCATGTTAGCTTGGACTGTGCAACTAAGAGGGTCGTACTAAGGACTGAGGAAGATAAGGAGGTAGTCATGATTAGAGAATACCGGAAttacttatctaatgtgatctctgcactgGTGGCAGAGAAGATGGTTCGTAAGGGATATGAGGCATTCTTGGCTTACGTAAGTGTTTTGGATTCTGGGGACTCTACAAGTAAGGATATCAAAAAGGTAAAGAATTTTCTAGACATCTTTCCGGAGGAGCTACCAGGGTTACCTCTGAATTGCGAGTtggaatttgggattgagctaCTTCAAg CGagtgggaccagttgcttatcaatTAGAGCTACCTTCGGAGTTGGATCGGATTCATTAcatgttccacgtctctatgttgag ATTGAGGTGAGACCAgacttgacctttgaggaggagccggttcagattctTGATCATGACGTTACGAATCTGCGAAGAAAGTCTATCTCTCTGGTGAAGGTTTTATGGCGTAATCATAGTACTGAAGAGGCGACGTAG
- the LOC121204469 gene encoding 4-hydroxy-tetrahydrodipicolinate synthase, chloroplastic, which yields MAILKSYGVRLRESTPQFPRPNLCDNYKRRNVKWRSPQAAVIPNFHLPMRSFEVKNRTSADDIKSLRLITAIKTPYLPDGRFDLEAYDDLMHMQIENGAEAVIVGGTTGEGQLMSWDEHIMLIGHTVNCFGGSIKVIGNTGSNSTREAIHATEQGFAVGMHAALHINPYYGKTSLDGLISHFDSVLPMGPTIIYNVPSRTGQDIPPRVINNVAQSPNLAGIKECIGNDRIEQYTGNGIVVWSGNDDQCHDARWSHGATGVISVTSNLVPGLMRELMFGGKNPSLNAKLLPLIEWLFQEPNPVGLNTALAQLGVVRPVFRLPYVPLPLEKRVEFVNLVKEIGRENFVGKNDIQVLDDDVFILVGRY from the exons ATGGCTATTTTGAAGAGCTACGGCGTGCGTTTGAGAGAGTCTACGCCCCAGTTTCCGCGTCCCAATCTCTGCGATAACTACAAGAG GAGAAATGTAAAATGGAGATCCCCACAAGCTGCTGTAATTCCTAATTTCCATCTCCCAATGCGTAGTTTTGAGGTTAAAAACAG GACATCAGCAGATGATATTAAATCTCTTCGATTGATAACAGCCATCAAAACCCCGTATCTACCCGATGGAAGGTTTGATCTCGAAGCATACGATGACTTGATGCACATGCAAATTGAAAACGGTGCAGAAGCTGTAATTGTTGGTGGCACAACCGGTGAGGGCCAGCTGATGAGCTGGGACGAACACATAATGCTTATTGGTCATACAGTCAACTGTTTTGGTGGATCAATTAAGGTAATCGGAAACACTGGCAGCAACTCAACCAGGGAAGCGATTCATGCCACTGAACAAGGTTTTGCTGTTGGAATGCATGCTGCTCTTCACATCAATCCATATTACGGCAAAACATCTCTGGATGGCCTGATTTCTCACTTCGATAGTGTGCTGCCAATGGGACCTACCATCATATACAATGTACCATCGCGAACTGGCCAAGACATTCCCCCACGTGTCATAAACAACGTAGCACAGAGTCCCAACTTGGCTGGTATTAAAGAATGTATTGGAAATGACCGAATTGAGCAGTACACAGGTAATGGAATTGTAGTATGGAGTGGGAACGATGATCAGTGTCATGATGCTAGGTGGAGCCACGGGGCTACCGGTGTGATTTCTGTTACAAGCAACCTCGTCCCGGGTTTGATGCGAGAACTCATGTTCGGAGGTAAAAACCCTTCACTTAATGCAAAGCTCTTACCTCTAATCGAGTGGCTCTTTCAAGAGCCTAACCCCGTTGGGCTTAACACGGCCCTTGCACAGCTTGGGGTTGTGAGGCCAGTTTTCAGGTTACCGTATGTACCACTTCCATTGGAAAAGAGGGTAGAATTTGTTAATCTGGTCAAGGAAATTGGGCGGGAGAATTTTGTAGGAAAAAATGATATTCAAGTTCTTGATGATGATGTCTTCATCTTGGTTGGGCGTTATTAG